A stretch of the Polyangiaceae bacterium genome encodes the following:
- a CDS encoding GatB/YqeY domain-containing protein produces the protein MLSEEIKKRMLQAMKSGDTLEKEILRVALGEIQTQEARASKAMSDEEVAAVLRKLVKNNQETLGVSERAEQKDQLAKEIAILESLLPKALGVDEIVAALAPVRDAVKAAGNDGQATGVAMKHLKSAGAVVTGKEVTEAVKRLRAG, from the coding sequence GTGCTCAGCGAAGAAATCAAGAAGCGCATGCTCCAGGCGATGAAGTCGGGCGACACCCTGGAGAAGGAGATCCTGCGCGTGGCCTTGGGAGAGATTCAGACGCAAGAAGCCCGCGCGAGCAAGGCGATGAGCGACGAGGAGGTCGCGGCCGTCCTGCGCAAGCTCGTCAAGAACAACCAGGAGACCCTCGGGGTGTCCGAGCGCGCGGAGCAGAAGGACCAGCTGGCGAAGGAGATCGCCATCCTGGAGTCGCTCCTGCCCAAGGCGCTCGGCGTGGACGAGATCGTGGCGGCCCTGGCACCGGTCCGAGACGCGGTGAAGGCCGCCGGCAACGACGGTCAGGCGACCGGCGTCGCGATGAAGCACCTGAAGAGCGCTGGCGCGGTCGTCACCGGCAAAGAGGTGACGGAGGCCGTGAAGCGCTTGCGCGCGGGCTGA